Part of the Scomber japonicus isolate fScoJap1 chromosome 6, fScoJap1.pri, whole genome shotgun sequence genome, tgtgacgttactatagtaacaagtttcaggctaaccggctcagagtaaataaacggctccaactaaacaggtgatattaaaggcataatgtgtaaaatgctgtgGTGCTGCttgtttatcagctgatgttacaaaacgtcaattttaagtcactcagatgtttttcattcaacagacgtgaagagagagagtgaggcattcaacaaaaacatgacgataatgctactgaagctgaatatcactacttaactgtataatactatataacttgtaattactataaaatatagttcagagaataagttaactatgTATAATATACTCACTGGTttaacctgtgcaatctaatgtaatccaatacagcagctctgctataaattctacattgatgaagcttatacattttttgacaagaaggtgaaaattctgttcattattgagtgattgtggtgtattgGGGTGCATTAtgttgaatggtgttcctaatattttgtccactccattaacatacatgaggaggtacaccaccaccacttagtacaacctcagtaataaacgaagtagaattatcacttctttgacaatgtcaaccaaaaccaaaaatgtataaactccaaaaaagcagaatttatagcagagctgttgtattggattaaattataTTGTGTTGCAAGTGTTCCcaatgaagttgcaggtgactgtagttcagagaataaaactactaaataactaattactatataatatagttcagagaatactttaaattgaaggaaagtgacaGAATACAATATGCGGTAGTAGTAGGCTGAAATTCTGAAATTATTACAATAGGTGCAATGTCTTATTGTCAAGGCTAGTTGCGTTTACCACTTACGCATGGCAACATCGCTCATCCCTCCTCTCAGCGCAGGGTAGACTGTCAGCCAGCCCTGTGCTGACAGTGACGGGGCGCATCTCTTTGATCTGAACTGACACAGCACGTTTGCTCATGCTTCAGGGTCGTTCAATAGAGTAATTGCAAATGAATATTGTGTTAATGTGAAACTATTGAAATGTTCAAACAAGGGCTTTCATAAATTCCTACAGTGTCGCAGGTTAAAAGTTAATGACAGTGACTTGAAGTGAGGAGGAGTAACACATCTCCGGCTTGTCAGCGCAGCAGTGTTGCTCACTTTTGCATGTGatgcaaaacattaaaagtaaCATCATcataacaaaaaatgtgtcaaggACAACGTGCCCCCCTCCCTTGCCGATTTAATCGTGTATTGGCAATCTAGAGCAATGACAAACTACAATTTGAAATTCATAGGCAATCTTAGTGAAGTCCCTTCCAAGATAAATAGTACTGAAAAAGAGTTAGGAGTGTGGAAATGAACAAGAAACAGTACAAGTAAAACCTAATCTAGTTATTGTTTAATTGGACAATGCCTGTCAGCAGCTGCAGACTTAAGATGtcctctgtcttttctgttttaacccttgtgtctcactaaggacatttttggcttttcattttttttattttcttgaccATTTGGGCTGTGTTCATGCTCATGGTATCAAATAATTCTTCAATAATTCCtcaaaaatgtcattataaTGGGTTTCAATGGGGACATTTTTGTTCCTAAACACCccagagggatttttttttttttttaaatctgacacTACAGAACAAATTATGCATCAAAATGAATGTTGTTGCTAATTAGGGGTGGACTCTTTGATATGAATTgtataaaaaagaaagtcaacttaatcattcaactgcactgcaacagttgccacatttttaaactgtttaaaaatggcAACTATGATAGTACAAGCACATacaattatgtttaaaatgttcatctgcaatttaacaaacattaagcTACCGCGACATACTTTTCCTCCCGCTCCCGATTTAGCTCTGATTTAGGCTGACTTGAATGAGGATACGATTTCATTGTGCTCTTCAGCACTTTCAAAATGTGATCAGATCAAATGATGATGGTGAGTAATAGTAATTTCACAGGTTTGTTGTAATGCTCAAAAAAAGGTATTCACTGATTTTTCAGATGTCTCTTTCACAATAAGGGAAAAGTATTTTTGGGCCCAATAGTGTCACATgatgtaattacacagtttggctGTGAGAGACGAAAACACGACAATATTTCTCGtcgaagctataattaaggggcgcgccaaaaaaaagactgttttcTTTCGCTCATTTgcacttcatgtcttctttttataatgttacgTGTGGagcttctacctgttgagaagatctcagttAGAAGTatcagatgaggagaggagcagcagtaagttaacctcaggtctctacactgataGTCTGAGGTAGGAGGAacggaggaatctagcgcatCTATGGaagcatcaatagaaatgtagtggagtaaaaagtacaatatttgtccttcaaatgtagtggagtgaaagtaaaagtatctcccaaaaataatactcaaaaactgtacttaagtacagtactcaagtaaatttactttgttactgtccaccactgatAATTTGTGAttattggattctttatttgatttatatttatatattataattgttgattgtatctaacctttgtatttatggttgttatttccataaatatcaaaattatccatctataaaatatctaaatggggaaacctttttacagtgctgcatactgcatatgataattatatatttagaaagtagaactaaagtgattcattacaagatgattagttaaaacatttcaattcaatttccattttgtgaatttcaaataacagtcatgtatttcctcattgaagttttcttaaaaatatagttaaagtcttgtctcgtctcgatctcgtgaacccaatcgGTGTCACtcgagctgagtgtatcgtcacaccctaCATATCAAGATTTTTTATATAACAAAACTGCGATCACAATTTTATCATGATTCTTTTTTCACATTGATTTACATTTTGAGACTAATTTGCAAGTTTCTGAATAGTGCAACCAAACCATTTCCCTATGTAAAACATAGccctaaaagaaaaaataaaactgtggtTATCTCTTAAAGTGCAACGATTTAGAACAAAAATTACTGCAATGTCTGTAGCAGCTCTTCTGCACTTTATATGTAATACTGGTTAAAGTGGCAATATGGACAGGAGACTCCCATTAAAGAGTCAGGGACTGGAGGTATTCATTTAGTGAACATTTAATTATAAGTCTTCATCAGCCGATGTTACAGGTGATGGTATAGATGATTGGGGGTGGATGATGTGATGATATTCGGGTATGTGTGGTCTGGAAACAATATAACAAACAGTAACCATATATCACCATGCCAACAATGGTATACAATGTAACTCGAGGTTATCGTGTAAATCATGAACATTCAATAAACATTTCTCTCAAAGCAATATATTAGCGTGTTAATAGTGATAAAATAACTTGTTACTAATTATAGCACTGATAACAGAAAACTGTTATAACCGTTATAGAAATGCACTAACAGGTGCTATAACTGCCGTTTAAATTCTATAAATGCTGTCAAATTTACATAAATCAAACAGGTTATGGTCAAGCAAACAATCAGTGAAACATCACTTGACATAACTTATCTTTTAAGGACGCACATTAGGGAAAATAAAGTTAGCTGGCTTCATAGCGTGTAACGCATTAACCGGACGgggaaaccatggcaacaaggtTCTGCCCTCAGTCTTTCTAACAATGTCTATAACCTGATTATTAAGAATCCAGCAGCTTTAAAACATTGCTTGGCTCACCTGGCAGGTTCATTAAAGTTTTAATGCTAAGCTCCTGAGCTACAGTCTTGGAGTTCTTCCTTCATATATTGTCTTTTGTGATCATATTTAGTACCGATCTATGATTGCATGGATTATGGTCTTATCTGCCAGGTGACAAGAAACGAGTGTATACATCAGCATTGGCAACAGGTCAAAAAAAAGCCTAACCAAAGCAGATGAAAATATTACTTTTCtacatgtgtgtttctttttactCACTTATAGTAACAAGCGTAGTTAGGGCTGTGCTatatggaagaaagaaaaactaatatattttcatatcaaGCTCTAATGTTTATTTGGCTTTGATGCAAAGCACACTCTTTATGGCAatgtttttggtcattttgagTGTCCACCTTGCATGGATTGCATTGATAAATTACTCCTCTTGGGTTTTTACTTGCAAAGCTTTTATTGTACTTAAAGTTAGGGCTGTGCAATATGTTGATGTATATTGTGTTATGAGAGAAGAATGTCTGTTGTTTCACGTTTTGCtccattgtttattttattgtgatgcaAAGTGCAAGCCATTATTGCACTTAGAGTAACGTGACAAGTTTAGCTGTCTTGCCAACTTTCTACcattgtctgtttttctgttgctgcaCACATGATGGCTTAGTCCCACCTGTGctaggacagaggagagaagcagcGAGACAGCGGCTTAATGACAGCAAAACAGTAGAGACTGGGTGAGGGCTATTGTCTGAGGATGTGTATTAACATCATTTTACATGGCTGTTATTCTCATTGCAGCAGGCCAATGAGGCTCTGCATCACCAGCACCAAGTAGCCGGGAATAGCCTCTTGCCTTTGCTCAATTCTGGAACGGAGCCACCTGATCAGAAACCAGTGCTGCCCATTCCCTTGGACCAGAAACCCCCTGTCAGTGCTGCGGAACTCCTTAAAGACAATGTGGCCAGTGGGACtgggggaggaggtggtggagggcCTTCAATTGCTGTGGTCAAAAAGGAGCCTAAATCAAAGACGCCCTTCATCTGTGGCTACTGCAACAAGGCTTTCCGGGACAGCTACCACCTGCGGCGGCATGAGTCTTGCCACACTGGCATTAAAATGGTTTCGCGGCCTAAGAAGGCACAAACAGCCCCCACGATGGTGCCACTCATATCTACCGTACCTCGTGAGAATAGCGGAAACCCTTCATATATTACCACAGTAGCTGGCATCTTGACTACAGCTACCACATCAACATCCACAGGCACCAGTGTCATGACCCCAATGCaacatcaacagcagcagagcatcCCTAAGAAGCCTCCCAAGCCAGTGAAAAAGAATCATGGCTGTGACATGTGTGGTAAGGCCTTCAGAGATGTATACCACCTCAACCGTCACAAGCTGTCGCACTCTGATGAGAAGCCGTTTGAGTGTCCCATCTGCCAGCAGAGGTTCAAGAGGAAGGATCGTATGACCTACCATGTCCGCTCCCATGATGGTGGAGTTCACAAGCCTTACATCTGCTCTGTCTGTGGGAAGGGCTTCTCCAGGTATCTGGACATTATTTCTGAACTGTTTTAATGTTGCatggactctctctctctctctctctctctctctctctctctctctctctctctctctctctctctctctctctctctctctctctctctctctctctctctctcctctctctctctctctctctctctcctctctctctctctctctctctctctctctctctctctctctctctctctctctctctctctctctctctctctctctctctctcatattcatatatatatatgatccGTCATATCCATGTACTGTTATCAAAGCACAAAGCTGTACACTGGACCAGACCAGCAAAACTGGAAACGAGCCAACCGTACAGTGTACCTGGTGTATTCAGTGATAAGTTTACAATAAacagtgtatttctgtgttAATATTTGACAAGCAGTGCTGAAATAATGCTACTTGTAGAGTTGAATGatcattttttcttccttgtgtTTAACTCACCTTGCAGACCTGATCACCTAAGCTGTCATGTCAAGCATGTCCATTCCTCAGAGAGGCCTTTCAAGTGCCAAGTTACGGTAAAAGTCATGGCTTGGCTGCTTCTCTGCATATTGCTTTCGTGTTTGCCTTAACTTTAGATTTGTCCTTTATTATAACATCACTGAGAACTCTAGCAGCCACGGTCAGTATTACCAAAATGTTTTATCCTATCCAAAAGTTCTTGGTTAAGAGTTTCCAATCCACAAACCACTAACAGCAACTTTTAGTAAGTGAGAGAAGTCGTAAGCTAAGAGAAGGGTTGCTATGGATGACATCATGTTTCATGAATTGACTTAATCACCATCTCTAGAGTTGATTGGTTGACAGATAACCGATCTGTGTGATTAAGGAActatttaacaaaaaacagtAGCATGATTTGATAGATGGCACATTACTTCCACCTTGTTAGCAGGTCTTAGTGACTTAGAAATAATCTGGACTACCTCTGACTTCTCTGAGGCTTAAGAGCTACTGTTAGTATTAGTCTTAGACCAAACACCTAATCAGCTAGTTTGGAGAAACTCTTAGCTTCAGGGTGACCGCTAACATTCTAAAGCTATTACATTTCATG contains:
- the LOC128360612 gene encoding vascular endothelial zinc finger 1-like isoform X2, whose protein sequence is MEPSWSTFLFQQANEALHHQHQVAGNSLLPLLNSGTEPPDQKPVLPIPLDQKPPVSAAELLKDNVASGTGGGGGGGPSIAVVKKEPKSKTPFICGYCNKAFRDSYHLRRHESCHTGIKMVSRPKKAQTAPTMVPLISTVPRENSGNPSYITTVAGILTTATTSTSTGTSVMTPMQHQQQQSIPKKPPKPVKKNHGCDMCGKAFRDVYHLNRHKLSHSDEKPFECPICQQRFKRKDRMTYHVRSHDGGVHKPYICSVCGKGFSRPDHLSCHVKHVHSSERPFKCQVTACTSAFATKDRLRSHMIRHEGKVTCNICGKMLSAAYITSHLKTHGQASFSNPCNNKGISDWQWNHSGPRKDANTVHNSTTTTPVTNSAAITSAINRSVSANNPVTIAAQMNIATSTVNITSPVNLQHPVTITGPVNLASVNIPTTAHMNIAHPVAITTPMPMNITGPLNIAMRPMESMPFLSQVLPSSPPW
- the LOC128360612 gene encoding vascular endothelial zinc finger 1-like isoform X1, translated to MEPSWSTFLFQQANEALHHQHQVAGNSLLPLLNSGTEPPDQKPVLPIPLDQKPPVSAAELLKDNVASGTGGGGGGGPSIAVVKKEPKSKTPFICGYCNKAFRDSYHLRRHESCHTGIKMVSRPKKAQTAPTMVPLISTVPRENSGNPSYITTVAGILTTATTSTSTGTSVMTPMQHQQQQSIPKKPPKPVKKNHGCDMCGKAFRDVYHLNRHKLSHSDEKPFECPICQQRFKRKDRMTYHVRSHDGGVHKPYICSVCGKGFSRPDHLSCHVKHVHSSERPFKCQVTACTSAFATKDRLRSHMIRHEGKVTCNICGKMLSAAYITSHLKTHGQASFSNPCNNKGISDWQWNHSGPRKGELTVGEILNNSFQVLIDSSHKDANTVHNSTTTTPVTNSAAITSAINRSVSANNPVTIAAQMNIATSTVNITSPVNLQHPVTITGPVNLASVNIPTTAHMNIAHPVAITTPMPMNITGPLNIAMRPMESMPFLSQVLPSSPPW
- the LOC128360612 gene encoding vascular endothelial zinc finger 1-like isoform X3; this encodes MEPSWSTFLFQQANEALHHQHQVAGNSLLPLLNSGTEPPDQKPVLPIPLDQKPPVSAAELLKDNVASGTGGGGGGGPSIAVVKKEPKSKTPFICGYCNKAFRDSYHLRRHESCHTGIKMVSRPKKAQTAPTMVPLISTVPRENSGNPSYITTVAGILTTATTSTSTGTSVMTPMQHQQQQSIPKKPPKPVKKNHGCDMCGKAFRDVYHLNRHKLSHSDEKPFECPICQQRFKRKDRMTYHVRSHDGGVHKPYICSVCGKGFSRPDHLSCHVKHVHSSERPFKCQVTACTSAFATKDRLRSHMIRHEGKVTCNICGKMLSAAYITSHLKTHGQASFSNPCNNKDANTVHNSTTTTPVTNSAAITSAINRSVSANNPVTIAAQMNIATSTVNITSPVNLQHPVTITGPVNLASVNIPTTAHMNIAHPVAITTPMPMNITGPLNIAMRPMESMPFLSQVLPSSPPW